The following proteins are encoded in a genomic region of Cervus elaphus chromosome 15, mCerEla1.1, whole genome shotgun sequence:
- the LOC122709135 gene encoding MOB kinase activator 3B-like, translated as MSIALKQVFNKDKTFRPKRKFEPGTQRFELHKRAQASLNSGVDLKAAVQLPSGEDQNDWVAVHVVDFFNRINLIYGTICEFCTERTCPVMSRGPKYEYRWQDDLKYKKPTALPAPQYMNLLMDWIEVQINNEDIFPTCVGINSWLFY; from the coding sequence ATGTCCATAGCCTTGAAGCAGGTGTTCAACAAGGACAAGACCTTCCGGCCCAAGAGGAAATTTGAACCTGGCACGCAGAGGTTCGAGCTCCACAAACGGGCTCAGGCCTCCCTCAACTCGGGCGTGGACCTGAAGGCGGCCGTGCAGCTGCCGAGCGGGGAGGACCAGAACGACTGGGTGGCGGTGCACGTGGTGGACTTCTTCAATCGCATCAACCTCATCTACGGTACCATCTGTGAGTTCTGCACCGAACGGACCTGCCCTGTGATGTCAAGGGGCCCCAAATACGAATACCGGTGGCAGGATGACCTCAAGTACAAGAAGCCGACTGCCCTGCCGGCCCCCCAGTACATGAACCTTCTCATGGATTGGATCGAGGTCCAGATCAACAATGAAGACATCTTTCCAACGTGTGTGGGTATTAATTCCTGGCTGTTCTATTAA